One Plasmodium vinckei vinckei genome assembly, chromosome: PVVCY_09 genomic region harbors:
- a CDS encoding multiprotein-bridging factor 1, putative: MQHQDIKPVIWTKNDRKTKPKNIDEARKLGMDVEVEKKFLGGKNKSCKGNLIIENKAKIEQETENFKIDRVTPAFSRALQQARMAKKLTQVQLARLVNEPESVIKEYENGKAIPNNMIIQKLNRVLGVNLPSPKKK, encoded by the coding sequence ATGCAACATCAAGATATCAAGCCAGTTATTTGGACTAAAAATGACAGAAAAACGAagccaaaaaatattgatgaGGCTCGTAAATTAGGTATGGATGTTGaagtagaaaaaaaatttttaggaggtaaaaataaatcatgtAAAggaaatttaattatagaaaataaagcAAAAATTGAACAAGAAAcagaaaattttaaaattgataGAGTTACACCTGCTTTTTCACGAGCTTTACAACAAGCTAGAATggcaaaaaaattaacacaAGTACAATTAGCAAGACTTGTCAATGAACCTGAAAGTGTTATTaaagaatatgaaaatgGTAAGGCAATACCAAACAATATGATTATTCAAAAACTAAATAGAGTACTAGGTGTTAATTTACCTtcaccaaaaaaaaaataa
- a CDS encoding ATP-dependent 6-phosphofructokinase, putative codes for MDIENAQIHLSELQEERRKHKIALPSILKNKIIIKENDIILNNNEKELEKYFPNIIKNPLITLKIDNTSLENHNELSWYQTMSTNISDPISKGNSTSNSFIKEMINIYNDDDIIKLGILFVGLQAPGGHNIICGTLDCLKKKNKKNILYGFINGFEGINEYNFMELKNEYISMFRNSGGFDMINKGVNNMEENHVNIKKCFKICRHLDLNGLIIVGGINTSKEIAILSEYFEFIHNSAKQNNTNLDTFTKNEVDISSVTDPYNITNDNTNNKLSSSIFIENQKNEYTDYQDSTYSIVSDISDEEVKKKYPKKIRRIKKKTQIISVPTNIHNEIESELVECSLGFDTTIFTTCQYISYLMSYIQTYKKGYHFVKVVGNKSSHIALECFLQTKANIVLISEEIKKKKMTLNDLVNFIADSIKIRYNNGEKKYGIIIIPEGILKNVQDIKNLVNLSLHFKTDFIKNENNKDYDPNLEYIYSPSSKIMKEFKTYIHTNMDKENLNLFQSFPLFFQNQFLIEILSDNFQYTNLGVEELLAFLVKNKIDNNIDEVEFVTHCYGNEVTSALPTNFDCAYSYILGFGCVEMIINKYNGYMCVVTNLKHILSNVNKIKIVGIPVYKFVKTVMDGKKEKIVCCENDKTFMEKHVGIKTKTKKVNLNDEYFLKYKNLRQRYLENDNYRILSGIQYNYYAKDEHEKLFSYYKSGNKISTNDNMLIYKSKMENEICNKINFTITGIHNDTENYDNKDEINIHNFNKNNEQTFNCNYYKHLNSLSKIENILTKGIIKFNTNLIRHNTSIEIIENNFGNKINCDTFNYINKIADFYIIAENPINTKIISKGMSKNMINKYHNNYNYTNRNDNIYQPFCKSVGVVMLSHVVPGVNNILAGLHQRLSINNLKLIGFIKGIKGLLNNEICIINDNNIKSSINLGGFPLLGSQLSYNTTDSEVVNIYNLFNSDNINKIIKTCENNKIINLVFIGDEKVISTMNILNEIFIKKNINIKIITVPISIYNSYDKNLIECSIGYHTTVHIISNIVSNIQRCSINLNKYYYIIKIPANISSSLLLSIQLETHCNICCIGEPVVAGHLINLFTIIEYMSLVIIERINRKKNYGVILLTSNLLFCIKEFDDLCKDVDNNVKTEMEIAQIVNQDFVSDQLENLLTKESIEVLKICTKSVKEKLLIKEKRLNEDIDSDFEILLINEIKKYIKNLMDKNKNNNLLYSYKNHMNNLTNTITEKNIKIYSDINYLFYFNTIVKNVDKEINCSIPTHFDNSLAFSHGLLAGIAVENNLVNYVTSVRQLSLSKQNWSSSLYPGFYFINNQNDLEKFKKYHYVSPVPISMKSCQMVTIKYNANMWAYNDSYIYVGPVQYDTNLDTPGYTYMF; via the exons ATGGACATAGAAAATGCGCAGATACATTTAAGTGAACTACAAGAAGAAAGAcgaaaacataaaatagcATTACCAAGTattctaaaaaataaaataataataaaagaaaatgatataattttaaataataatgaaaaggaactagaaaaatattttcctaatataattaaaaaccCTTTAATAACATTGAAAATTGATAATACAAGTTTGGAAAATCATAATGAACTAAGTTGGTATCAAACAATGTCAACAAATATATCGGATCCTATTTCTAAAGGCAATAGTACATCAAACTCATTTATTAAagaaatgataaatatatataatgatgatgatataataaaactaggaattttatttgttggTTTACAAGCCCCAGGGGggcataatattatatgtggTACTTTAgattgtttaaaaaaaaaaaataaaaaaaatatattatatggtTTTATAAATGGATTTGAAGGaattaatgaatataattttatggaattaaaaaatgaatatataagtatGTTTAGAAATAGTGGTGGTTTTgatatgataaataaagGTGTCAATAATATGGAAGAAAAtcatgtaaatataaaaaaatgttttaaaatatgtagaCATTTAGATTTAAACGGTTTAATAATAGTTGGGGGTATAAATACTAGTAAAGAAATAGCTATATTATCTGAATATTTTGAGTTTATCCATAATTCagcaaaacaaaataataccaATTTAGACACCTTTACAAAGAATGAAGTAGATATATCATCTGTAACAGACccatataatattacaaatgacaatacaaataataaattatcttcatctatatttatagaaaatcAAAAGAATGAATATACAGATTATCAAGATAGTACATATAGTATTGTAAGTGATATAAGTGATGAAGaggttaaaaaaaaatatcctaaaaaaattagacggattaaaaaaaaaacacaaataATTAGTGTACCaacaaatatacataatgaAATAGAAAGTGAACTAGTTGAATGTTCCTTAGGTTTTGATACAACAATTTTTACTACTTGTCAATATATAAGTTATTTAATGTCATATAtacaaacatataaaaaaggatatCATTTTGTTAAAGTTGTTGGTAATAAATCAAGTCATATAGCTTTAGAATGTTTTCTTCAAACAAAAGCtaatattgttttaatatcagaagaaattaaaaaaaaaaaaatgacattAAATGATTTGGTAAATTTTATTGCTGATTCTATCAAAATAAGATATAACAatggagaaaaaaaatatggtattataataattcctGAAggtattttgaaaaatgttcaagacattaaaaatttagtaAATTTGTctttacattttaaaacagatttcattaaaaatgaaaataacaaaGATTACGATCCTAATttggaatatatatattctccTTCTtctaaaattatgaaagaATTTAAAACTTATATTCATACTAATATggataaagaaaatttaaatctttttcaatcttttcctttattttttcaaaaccAATTTTTGATAGAAATCCTTTCAGACAATTTTCAA TACACCAACCTGGGGGTTGAAGAGCTATTGGCCTTTTTagttaaaaacaaaattgaTAACAACATTGATGAGGTAGAATTTGTAACACATTGTTATGGAAATGAAGTTACAAGTGCATTACCAACAAATTTTGACTGTGCTTATAGTTATATACTAGGATTTGGATGTGTtgaaatgataataaataaatataacgGATATATGTGTGTTGTGACAAACTTGAAGCATATACTTTCTAATGTAAACAAGATTAAAATTGTAGGAATACCAGTTTACAAATTTGTTAAAACTGTAATGgatggaaaaaaagaaaagataGTTTGTtgtgaaaatgataaaactTTTATGGAAAAACATGTTggaataaaaacaaaaacaaaGAAAGTAAACCTTAATGATgagtattttttaaagtataaaaatttgagACAAAGATATTTGGAAAATGATAACTATAGAATATTAAGTGGGAtacaatataattattacgCAAAAGATGAACATGAAAagttattttcatattacaagtcaggaaataaaatatccaCTAATGATAATATGCTAATCTATAAAtctaaaatggaaaatgaaatatgtaataaaataaattttacaaTAACAGGTATACATAATGATAcagaaaattatgataataaggacgaaataaatattcataattttaataaaaacaatgaaCAAACTTTTAattgtaattattataaacattTGAATAGTTTAtctaaaattgaaaatatattaacaaaaggtatcataaaatttaatacaaatttaataagACATAATACAAGTATCGAAATTATAGAAAACAATtttggaaataaaataaattgtgatacttttaattatattaacaaaatagctgatttttatattatagcTGAAAATCCAATAAacacaaaaattatatcaaaaGGGATGtcgaaaaatatgataaacaAATATCATAACAATTATAATTACACAAATcgaaatgataatatttatcaaCCTTTTTGTAAAAGTGTTGGAGTTGTTATGTTATCTCATGTAGTTCCAGGGgtgaataatattttagcTGGATTGCATCAACGATTatctattaataatttaaaattaattggATTTATTAAAGGAATAAAAGGATTactaaataatgaaatatgtataataaatgataataatataaagagTTCTATAAATTTAGGTGGGTTCCCATTATTAGGAAGTCAACTATCTTACAATACAACTGACAGTGAAgttgtaaatatttataatctGTTTAATTcagataatataaataaaattataaagacatgtgaaaataataaaataattaatttagtTTTTATTGGTGATGAAAAAGTTATATCAACTATGAATATActtaatgaaatatttataaaaaaaaatattaatataaaaataataactgTTCCTATATCTATTTATAATagttatgataaaaatttaattgaaTGTAGTATAGGATATCATACAACAgttcatattattagtaACATAGTTAGTAACATACAACGTTGttctattaatttaaataaatattattatattattaaaataccAGCTAATATATCctcttctttattattatctatCCAATTAGAAACTCACTGTAATATATGTTGTATTGGTGAACCAGTAGTAGCAGGACAccttataaatttatttaccaTAATCGAATATATGTCTTTAGTTATTATTGAGAGAATAAATAGgaagaaaaattatggaGTTATTTTGCTAActtcaaatttattattttgtattaaagAATTTGATGATTTATGTAAAGATGTTGATAATAATGTGAAAACAGAAATGGAAATCGCACAGATTGTAAACCAGGACTTTGTTTCTGATCA GCTCGAAAATTTACTAACCAAAGAAAGTATAGAAGTACTGAAGATCTGTACCAAATCagttaaagaaaaattgttaataaaaGAGAAACGATTAAATGAAGATATAGATTCggattttgaaatattactaataaatgaaattaaaaaatatataaaaaatttaatggataaaaataaaaataataatttattatattcatataaaaatcatatgaataatttaaCAAATACAATaacagaaaaaaatattaaaatatatagtgatattaattatttattttattttaatacaattgttaaaaatgttgatAAAGAAATTAATTGTTCTATACCTACACATTTTGATAATTCATTGGCTTTTTCACATGGCTTGTTAGCTGGAATAGCTGTAGAAAATAACTTGGTTAATTATGTAACATCCGTTAGACAGTTAAGTTTGAGCAAACAAAATTGGAGTAGCTCATTGTACCCCGGCTTTTACTTTATAAACAATCAGAATGACTTGGAGAAGTTCAAAAAG TATCACTATGTTTCCCCTGTCCCCATATCAATGAAGTCATGCCAAATGGTGACAATCAAGTATAATGCAAATATG TGGGCATACAACGATAGCTACATATATGTAGGTCCAGTTCAGTATGATACAAACTTGGATACTCCTGGATACACATACATGTTTTGA
- a CDS encoding geranylgeranyl pyrophosphate synthase, putative, with translation MEKETVADEADSGLEFFRSMYDKYRDAFLEHISELALKDHIKEHILKYYKVLFDYNCLGGKNNRGILVILIYEYVKNRDINNSEWEKAACLAWCIEILQASFLVADDIMDKGETRRNKHCWYLLKDVETKNAVNDCLLLSNAIYKIIEIYLGNDPCYNNIIAAFRDTVLKTIIGQHLDTNIFSNKYADPNNGVDINNITIPEQATINTKMINFDVYKNVVVHKTAYYSFFLPISCGMHLSGIATDNLLYKKIEDISIMMGEYFQAHDDYLDIYEDFTQTGKIGSDIQNNKLTWLLIKTFELCSESDKEKIIKNYGKNNVASVKIIESIYEKYNIKEHYNKYEQAQKEKIINAISKLQHEGIEYVLKYILDILFTGA, from the exons atggaaaaagaAACAGTAGCAGATGAAGCCGATAGCGGCTTAGAGTTTTTTAGAAGT ATGTATGATAAGTATAGAGATGCATTCCTTGAGCATATAAGCGAACTTGCATTAAAGGATCATATAAAagaacatattttaaaatattacaaagTGTTATTTGACTATAATTGTTTAG gagggaaaaataatagaggCATTTtagttatattaatttatgaGTATGTGAAAAATAGAGACATTAATAATTCAGAATGGGAAAAAGCAGCATGTTTAG CTTGGTGTATAGAAATATTACAGGCATCTTTCTTAGTTGCAGATGATATTATGGATAAAGGAGAAACTCGGCGAAATAAGCATTGCTG GTACCTTTTAAAAGATGTTGAGACAAAAAATGCAGTAAACGATTGCCTTCTTTTGTCGAATGCCATCTACAA AATTATTGAAATATACTTAGGAAACGATCCAtgctataataatataattgcaGCATTTAGAGATACagttttaaaaacaataattgGTCAACACCTTGATACAAACATATTttctaataaatatgcagATCCAAACAATGGTGTcgacataaataatattaccaTTCCAGAACAAGCTACGATAAATACCAAGATGATCAATTTTGATGTTTACAAAAATGTAGTTGTTCATAAAACTGcatattattctttttttttaccaaTTTCATGTG GTATGCACTTATCTGGAATAGCGACGGATAACTTactatacaaaaaaatagaagaCATTTCTATTATGATGGGGGAATATTTTCAA GCACATGATGATTACTTGGATATTTATGAAGATTTCACCCAAACGGGAAAAATAGGATCGGACATTcaaaacaataaattaaCTTGGCTATTAATAAAG ACCTTCGAATTATGTTCCGAATCAgataaggaaaaaataataaaaaattacggaaaaaataatgtagcaagtgttaaaattattgaaagtatatatgagaaatataatattaaagagcactacaataaatatgagCAAGCccaaaaggaaaaaataataaa cGCTATAAGCAAGCTACAGCATGAAg gCATAGAGTATGTACTAAAGTACATATTGGATATATTGTTTACAGGTGCATAA
- a CDS encoding CCR4-NOT transcription complex subunit 2, putative — protein sequence MDKEHNENSKEKTKTFLNLFKKKKKKNTPENEKNENKENLNNETSENVTDNLNTNSKELGKNHNENKENDTNVINKNSGSGVEHSNNMNESWNSDKKSEIPSSPNCAKSNLTHNKSIEQKEKKKNANNDKKKNNAKNDKNKINEKICNSSDPSNIALGESEEQSSCIEYNNIEKNQNKKKTKGKGKNDKNEQNSNSETNTIKDSNIKHMKNNSNQTHLENKNNQNNNDDHKNKQDKIVDKPENSNTINNENTKGKKNKKGTKTNEHNLNSSLSASPTSNNDYNYTKNKNEIVNTNMNKKGENPKGNNDKNIKKKELNKTNIEKNNNKENGIKIANVQKEAGGRQTSEKETHTEKKKKKKNNNENKMNISSNKVETNGKKENSSDIENNEDLSLEEILYETTERSKIYNRKNYGILGILKSIKANDSHLNKLSLGTDLTTLGLNLNSPDFIFPSFTSPISDNPTMKDDYFVRPESYMNTQFQVRLSLLLKLQTETLFYIFYNLPRDILQVYAASELYIRKWLYHSRYKKWFTPNTTNNLTQIEKCSSWVYFDPSAWSKKNYNNFLNPKDIMNVDEITKSIEEIIKIQSYYNNIQQNNSTNIPSAYEPQSSNINIPNSP from the coding sequence atgGATAAAGAACATAACGAAAATTCAAAGGAAAAAACCAAAACAttcttaaatttatttaaaaagaagaaaaaaaaaaatacacctgaaaatgagaaaaatgaaaataaagaaaaccTTAACAATGAAACGAGTGAAAATGTGACAGACAATTTGAATACAAATTCTAAAGAACTTGGAAAAAAtcataatgaaaataaagaaaatgatacaaatgttataaataaaaattctgGATCTGGTGTAGAACAttctaataatatgaatgaaAGTTGGAATAGcgataaaaaaagtgaaattCCTTCTTCACCAAATTGTGCAAAATCAAACTTAACTCATAATAAATCTATCGAACAAAAggagaagaaaaaaaatgcaaacaatgataaaaagaaaaataatgcaaaaaatgataaaaataaaattaatgaaaaaatatgtaattcTTCTGATCCAAGTAATATTGCTCTAGGGGAAAGTGAAGAACAATCATCATGCAtcgaatataataatattgaaaaaaatcaaaataaaaaaaaaacaaaaggaaaaggaaaaaatgataagaaTGAACAAAATTCAAATTCAGAAACCAATACAATAAAAGATAGCAATATTAAACATATGAAAAACAATTCAAATCAGACACAtttggaaaataaaaataatcaaaataataatgatgaccataaaaataagcaaGATAAAATTGTAGACAAACCTGAAAATTCTAATACTATAAACAATGAAAATACAAagggtaaaaaaaataaaaaaggtacaaaaacaaatgaacATAATTTAAACTCATCATTAAGTGCGAGCCCTACGAGTAATAACGATTATAACTATacgaaaaataaaaatgaaatagtaaatacaaatatgaataaaaaaggggAAAATCCAAAAGGGAATaacgataaaaatataaagaaaaaagaattaaataaaacaaatatcgaaaaaaataataacaaagaAAATGGTATAAAAATTGCAAATGTCCAGAAAGAAGCAGGTGGTAGACAAACCTCAGAAAAGGAAACACatacagaaaaaaaaaagaaaaaaaaaaataataatgaaaataaaatgaatatttctTCAAATAAAGTAGAAACAAAcggaaaaaaagaaaattcaTCTGAcatagaaaataatgaagatcTATCATTGgaagaaatattatacgAAACAACAGAAAgatcaaaaatatataatagaaaaaattatggtATTTTAGGTATACTAAAATCAATAAAAGCAAATGATTCCCATTTAAATAAACTATCTTTAGGAACTGATTTAACAACACTAggattaaatttaaattctccagattttattttccctTCATTTACATCCCCTATATCAGATAACCCAACTATGAAAGatgattattttgtaaGACCTGAATCATATATGAATACTCAATTTCAAGTCCgtttatctttattattaaaattacaaaCAGAAACattattctatattttttataatttaccAAGAGATATTTTACAAGTTTATGCAGCTTCTGAACTATACATAAGAAAATGGCTATATCATAgtagatataaaaaatggtttACTCCTAATACTACGAATAATTTAACACAAATAGAAAAATGCTCGTCTTGGGTTTATTTCGATCCAAGTGCATggtcaaaaaaaaattataataattttttaaatccaAAAGATATAATGAATGTTGATGAAATAACAAAATCTATTgaagaaataattaaaatacaATCTtactataataatattcagCAAAATAATTCAACTAATATTCCATCTGCTTATGAACCACAATCTAGCAATATAAACATTCCCAACTCACcctaa
- a CDS encoding GPI-anchor transamidase, putative translates to MELKIGIVIYLLVAIKCVIGSIYFSGVDIKNIKSKYDEIKNSNNKKNINEIILKELKKNNYMNSNVIALSTSRHYFNYRHTANLLIAYKYLKNNGDIIDNNILLMLPFDQACNCRNIIEGTIFKKYEKFPNEYLNKNMEENLYNKLNIDYKNDNINDEQLRKVIRHRYNSFTPSKNRLYTNEYNEKNLFIYITGHGGINFLKIQEFNILSSSEFNLYIQELLIKNIYKYIFVVIDTCQGYSFYDDILSFINQNKIKNVFLLSSSDRNENSYSFFSSKYLSVSTVDRFTYNFFDYMENIHQMKSKEIYKNLKLFSLQNILNYLKTKNLMSHPTINNSKFNVSSFLHDQNVIFYDSSMLFPKIFLTKLNNNTNNPNNNHDNIHSEHTCFGYLGICDHIKSQIYLNMESLYHDRSYYSNDDVHNSYEFYFTDICSNFKYFDIYYMTIFLILLFFILLFLILFVLN, encoded by the coding sequence ATGGAACTAAAAATAGGGatagttatatatttattggtAGCAATAAAATGTGTAATTGGGtcgatttatttttctggtgtagacataaaaaatataaaaagtaaatatgatgaaataaaaaatagtaataacaaaaaaaatataaacgaaataatattaaaagaattaaaaaaaaataattacatGAATAGTAATGTTATAGCATTAAGTACATCAAGgcattattttaattacaGACATACAgctaatttattaattgcatataaatatttaaaaaataatggggatattatagataataatattttacttaTGTTGCCATTTGATCAAGCTTGTAATTGtagaaatattatagaaggtacaattttcaaaaaatatgaaaaatttcCAAATGAATatcttaataaaaatatggaagaaaatttatataataaattaaatatcgattataaaaatgataatataaatgatgaaCAATTAAGAAAAGTTATAAGACATAGGTACAACAGTTTTACACCTTCTAAAAATCGATTATATACTAAcgaatataatgaaaagaatttatttatatatattacaggACATGGTggaataaattttttaaaaattcaagagtttaatattttaagttCTTCtgaatttaatttatatattcaagaattacttataaaaaatatatataaatatatttttgttgtaATCGACACATGTCAAGGTTATAGTTTTTATGATGATATACTATCATttataaatcaaaataaaataaagaatgtttttttattgtccTCATCTGATAGAAATGAAAATAGCTATAGCTTTTTCTCAAGTAAATATTTAAGTGTTTCAACGGTAGATCGATTtacttataatttttttgattatatggaaaatatCCATCAAATGAAatcaaaagaaatatataaaaatttgaaattattttcattacaaaatatattgaattatttaaaaacaaaaaactTAATGTCACACCCcacaataaataattcaaaatttaatgtatcatcatttttacaTGATCAAAATGTTATCTTTTACGACTCAAGCATGTTGTTtccaaaaatatttcttaccaaacttaataataatacaaacaACCCCAACAACAATCATGATAATATTCATTCTGAGCATACATGCTTTGGTTATTTAGGTATATGCgatcatataaaaagtcaaatatatttaaatatggaAAGTTTATATCACGATCGAAGCTATTATAGCAACGACGATGTGCATAATAGTtatgaattttatttcactgATATATGttctaattttaaatattttgatatatattatatgacaatatttttgattttgttattttttattttactttttcttATACTATTTGTATTAAACTAA
- a CDS encoding spermidine synthase, putative → MDKLMTNNKVALSIVLVGGLCSLALYQMKKKINLGYCLFSKRWFSEFSLMWPGQSFSLEIKKIIYQGKSKYQNVIVFDSTTYGRVLILDGVIQLTEKDEFAYHEMMAHIPMNVGKDAKNVLIVGGGDGGIIRELCKYKHIENIDICEIDEMVIDVSKKYFKDISCGYEDKRVNVFIEDASKFLENVTNTYDVIIVDSSDPIGPAESLFNQNFYEKLYNALKPNGFCVSQCESMWIHVETIKNMIGYAKKMFKKVEYANISIPTYPCGCIGLLCCSKTDTDMSKPTKKLESKDFDSLKYYNYENHSAAFKLPAFVLKDIENP, encoded by the exons atggATAAGCTCATGACAAATAATAAGGTTGCATTGTCAATTGTTTTGGTTGGAGGTCTATGCTCTTTAGCATTATAtcagatgaaaaaaaaaataaacttgggatattgtttattttcaaaaagaTGGTTTAGtgaattttctttaatGTGGCCCGGGCAATCATTTAGtttggaaataaaaaaaattatataccaAGGAAAGTCAAAGTATCAG aatGTTATCGTGTTTGACAGTACAACATATGGAAGAGTACTAATTTTAGATGGTGTTATACAACTCACTGAAAAAGATGAATTTGCATACCATGAAATGATGGCACATATTCCTATGAATGTAGGAAAGGATGCAAAGAATGTTCTGATCGTTGGAGGAGGAGATGGTGGTATAATAAGAGAactatgtaaatataaacatatcgaaaatatagatatttGTGAGATTGATGAAATGGTTATTGatgtttcaaaaaaatattttaaagataTAAGTTGTGGCTATGAAGATAAAAGAgtaaatgtatttattgAGGATGCTAGTAAATTTTTGGAAAATGTAACTAATACTTATGATGTTATAATTGTAGATAGTTCAGACCCTATAGGACCAGCTGAAAGTTTATTTAATCAAAACTTTTATGAAAAGTTATATAATGCTTTAAAACCAAATGGATTTTGCGTATCTCAG TGCGAGTCTATGTGGATTCACGTtgaaacaataaaaaacatgattggatatgcaaaaaaaatgtttaaaaaagttgAATATGCAAATATTAGTATTCCCACGTATCCATGTGGATGCATAG GATTATTATGCTGCTCTAAAACAGATACAGATATGTCAAAACCAACCAAAAAACTAGAATCCAAAGATTTTGATAGTTTGAAGTATTACAATTATGAAAATCATTCTGCCGCATTTAAATTGCCCGCATTTGTTTTAAAGGACATTGAAAatccataa
- a CDS encoding fam-d protein — protein sequence MRNIILSFFILVIFSNVKAASVQNQGNNSPQSIGYASVAQPTVTFDHDEKSHTQYLDIIKNIFRDESENMKYSYKGSIYHWVITDFYIYIDNSDRKLKKKFSNKKTEAFIKGSAYFIAYIKDIIKYLISQNMHTYNFETNTHEKLNNFAKDFKKLIYDEFDQDLKKDLIKYESERKNEKYHKMAKEILEVLVHSSSMRIKGYFIKIRKDGNYMDLNQEDTFYFNIAMHKDKYRLIHNLQPLNPEVAELITTLTRKE from the coding sequence atgaggaatattatattatcatttttcatattagtaattttttcaaatgttAAGGCTGCAAGTGTTCAAAATCAAGGTAATAACAGTCCACAGTCGATTGGATATGCTTCTGTAGCTCAGCCAACTGTAACATTCGACCATGATGAAAAATCCCATACTCAATATTTAGATATAATTAAGAATATTTTTCGTGATGAATcagaaaatatgaaatattcatataaagGTAGCATTTATCATTGGGTGATTACAgacttttatatatacatagaTAATTCTGAtcgaaaattaaaaaaaaaattttctaataaaaaaactgaAGCATTCATAAAAGGTTCAGCATATTTTATAGCTTATATAAAggatattattaaatatttgatttcacaaaatatgcatacatataattttgaaacAAACACGCATGAGAAACTAAATAACTTCGCTAaagattttaaaaaattgatatatGATGAATTTGACcaagatttaaaaaaagactTAATAAAATACGAAAGTGAacgaaaaaatgaaaagtaTCATAAGATGGCAAAAGAAATTCTTGAAGTGCTTGTACATAGTTCATCTATGAGGATTAAAggctattttattaaaataagaaaaGATGGAAACTATATGGATTTAAATCAAGAAgatactttttatttcaatataGCTATGCATAAAGATAAATATCGTCTTATACATAATTTACAACCTCTTAATCCTGAAGTTGCTGAATTAATTACTACTCTTACAAGAAAAGAATAA